In Xyrauchen texanus isolate HMW12.3.18 chromosome 14, RBS_HiC_50CHRs, whole genome shotgun sequence, the following are encoded in one genomic region:
- the LOC127654652 gene encoding immunoglobulin superfamily member 3-like, whose product MREKLKEPIRYKMVVLCDQLWHLPLLLCLIGLLQWDVCCGQRLVQIQEGPLYRVKGYPISISCNVSGFKGSLEQDFEFSVKKDKKPDMSLDIISTRSTSFAYTMFSERVSKEEIKIERLSGSSVLLKINNLQEDAGVFSCSTPSTDDTYNGIYGADTTLYVIEDTLVASYSGSSSKSMSEGNSLQLECKVSSQTFQHTHLSVTWFLQGAKDVSPRPIITLDRDLTVKPGAGFEDRYKLGLISMDKVEDTTYRLKMPQVQKSDRGKFYCQGTEWIQDPDRSWTQIAHKTTTTCNVEIDVAPDVGSFIANMEASKEPLQEGDSLEIRCSVKAQNLPDQLFSVTWLKDQKNVAQIGSSGVLTVFDDYKERENKAEMRAVKTSPMDYLLTIHSARAEDQGEYLCEVWQEDKREDGTFTKTKKQLSNPVTVHVSTKVSVLAVVMVMENNTVTEGEALQVICSVSGFKGPLSVSWQHKKDSISDIISLTHEGVMKDIGSRYQDRHVQIRHSPAGRFTLEIGAATMSDSGEYKCTVSEWTTQSNGEMKKGNTQSQQKVISVYSVESLMRVVLRSRVTSVAIDSPLELICSVKGPKVPLTVQWMFMPINSSTQKNIVSLHYTGEIIWGADQSSYQLSIQEQHPYTSFTLRVSRVSRKQSGQYKCQADAYQKGVQKARKISNPLAVIVRKPDSKLNLSKPKSSIETTINSDAKIECLVSRATTNTSRFTVIWLLESLMLLTMDLDAVVKFGPAAGLEMDQRIRMELREKHNFELTIHQVMKSDSGQYRCEVEEWLQDPLGEWYSLDKKDVSTELVVNDKGSDFKMNKANHQLRVKEGESLTLNCSVDSVGTDSTIRYSLTWYSNVQLLTYHYDSRLIYHSFNPKLEGRLHFSSPVIGVFQLTIHRTIQEDSGQYYCKVNQHQLDCKGLWSTKASDKSGSTNVSVHLMESKLHVQKEHRSRNITNLQAGFTMDCVIDSRSSDISVFEVTWSKGQRGERPVIIFNASRDGTLHSAISDKDLMFRRPRATHYKLTVPNIIPSDTGTYHCQVVEWIQTTTNNWRRIGEDKSGELSVHVETEDRQKEVTFTIDRTDKHLDIKEGEQFELECSLDIVKEDPTLHYSVSWLFDSLKSTSQISLLTYSYDGRLQYHLENEQFKDRLRFSRPSTGTFHLILLNSDTADSGSYQCKVDQYMLSCESKWKQTVSAQSGSTIVNVSSIESKLHVQKENRNLNITNHQAEFTIDCVIDSWSSNKSAFGVNWFRVQNTETEVQFFTARHDGTLHSAISDKNLVFKRPNRTYYELTVPNISLGDMGQYYCQVEEWLLTPAYTWKKVASDRSGVLFIHVHVKGDAVKQTYPLFTTLGITITLILFLVLVIIMLLRREHKRSSDLKKKKECLWAESNPLSPVPGATAGEDDHS is encoded by the exons ATGAGAGAGAAACTGAAAGAACCGATCAGATATAAGATGGTAGTCCTTTGTGACCAGCTGTGGCACTTGCCGCTGTTACTGTGTCTCATAGGTCTCTTGCAATGGG ATGTGTGCTGCGGTCAGCGTCTGGTCCAGATCCAGGAGGGGCCTCTGTATAGAGTCAAAGGATATCCCATCTCCATTTCCTGTAATGTTAGTGGGTTCAAAGGTTCCCTTGAACAGGATTTTGAATTTTCAGTCAAGAAGGATAAGAAACCAGACATGAGTTTAGATATCATCAGTACGAGGTCCACAAGCTTTGCCTATACAATGTTCTCCGAAAGGGTGAGCAAAGAAGAGATTAAGATTGAGAGGTTGTCTGGATCTTCAGTTCTCTTGAAGATCAACAATTTGCAGGAGGATGCTGGTGTGTTCAGCTGTTCCACCCCAAGCACTGATGACACATATAATGGAATCTATGGTGCGGACACAACACTTTATG TGATCGAAGACACCCTGGTGGCATCATACTCTGGCTCTTCCTCTAAGAGCATGTCTGAGGGCAACTCTCTTCAACTTGAGTGCAAGGTTTCCAGTCAAACCTTTCAACACACCCATCTGTCTGTCACCTGGTTTCTCCAAGGTGCAAAAGATGTGAGTCCCCGACCAATCATTACTCTGGACAGGGATCTGACTGTAAAGCCAGGAGCTGGATTTGAGGATCGCTACAAATTAGGACTTATTAGCATGGATAAGGTGGAGGACACAACCTACAGACTGAAGATGCCACAGGTGCAGAAGTCAGACCGTGGGAAGTTCTACTGTCAGGGCACTGAGTGGATCCAAGACCCTGACCGTTCCTGGACACAGATCGCCCACAAAACCACCACAACCTGTAATGTAGAGATTG ATGTGGCCCCTGATGTAGGTTCCTTCATTGCTAATATGGAGGCTTCAAAGGAGCCATTGCAGGAGGGAGATTCACTGGAGATCCGCTGCAGTGTGAAGGCACAGAACCTTCCTGATCAACTTTTTTCAGTGACTTGGCTGAAAGACCAGAAGAATGTGGCCCAGATTGGATCTTCTGGGGTGCTCACTGTGTTTGATGATtacaaagaaagagagaataaaGCAGAGATGAGAGCAGTGAAAACCAGTCCAATGGACTACCTGTTGACAATCCACTCAGCTAGGGCTGAGGACCAGGGCGAATACCTTTGTGAAGTATGGCAGGAAGACAAGCGTGAGGATGGCaccttcacaaaaacaaaaaagcagctGTCCAATCCTGTGACTGTACATGTCAGCACCAAAG TGAGTGTCCTAGCTGTGGTCATGGTGATGGAGAACAATACAGTGACTGAGGGTGAAGCACTACAGGTCATCTGCTCAGTGTCCGGATTCAAAGGTCCTTTATCAGTATCATGGCAACACAAGAAAGACTCCATCAGTGACATTATCAGTCTAACCCATGAGGGAGTAATGAAAGATATTGGGTCAAGATATCAAGATAGACATGTTCAAATACGCCATTCTCCAGCTGGACGCTTTACACTGGAGATCGGTGCTGCTACAATGTCTGACAGCGGCGAGTACAAGTGCACCGTGTCTGAATGGACCACACAGAGCAATGGAGAGATGAAGAAAGGCAACACCCAATCACAGCAAAAAGTCATttctgtttattctgttg AATCTCTAATGAGGGTGGTTTTGAGAAGTCGTGTAACAAGTGTGGCTATAGATTCACCGCTAGAACTAATATGCTCAGTAAAAGGACCTAAAGTGCCATTGACTGTACAGTGGATGTTTATGCCCATTAATTCATCTACACAGAAAAATATTGTATCTCTACACTACACTGGAGAAATCATCTGGGGAGCAGATCAGAGTAGCTACCAACTGTCCATTCAGGAGCAACATCCATATACAAGTTTCACTCTCAGGGTGTCGAGAGTCAGCAGGAAACAAAGTGGACAGTACAAGTGTCAAGCTGATGCCTATCAGAAGGGTGTACAAAAAGCCAGGAAGATCTCCAACCCTTTAGCAGTGATTGTACGGAAACCTG ACAGCAAGTTGAATCTGTCCAAACCCAAGTCTTCAATTGAAACCACTATCAACAGTGATGCTAAGATTGAATGCTTAGTCAGCCGTGCAACCACGAATACGTCTCGTTTCACAGTAATATGGCTGCTTGAGTCCCTGATGCTCTTAACTATGGACCTGGatgctgttgttaaatttggaCCTGCTGCTGGCCTAGAGATGGACCAAAGAATCCGCATGGAATTGAGAGAGAAACACAACTTCGAGCTGACTATTCACCAGGTCATGAAATCTGACAGTGGACAGTACCGTTGTGAAGTGGAAGAGTGGCTTCAGGATCCTCTTGGTGAATGGTATTCTCTAGATAAAAAGGATGTTTCTACAGAGCTTGTTGTCAATGACAaag GCAGTGATTTCAAAATGAATAAAGCAAACCATCAGCTGAGGGTTAAGGAGGGAGAGTCGCTAACTTTGAATTGCTCAGTGGATAGTGTTGGGACAGATTCTACAATTCGCTACTCCCTTACCTGGTACTCTAATGTGCAACTTCTGACCTATCACTATGATAGCCGTCTGATTTACCACAGCTTTAACCCAAAGCTTGAGGGACGACTCCACTTCTCCAGCCCAGTAATCGGTGTCTTTCAACTAACCATCCATAGAACAATCCAGGAAGATAGTGGGCAGTATTACTGTAAAGTTAATCAGCACCAGCTGGATTGCAAAGGCCTTTGGTCAACTAAGGCAAGCGACAAGTCAGGTTCTACCAATGTTAGTGTTCACCTCATGG AGAGTAAATTACATGTGCAAAAGGAGCACCGAAGCCGCAACATTACCAATCTGCAAGCTGGGTTTACCATGGACTGTGTGATTGACTCTCGATCAAGTGACATATCAGTTTTTGAGGTGACTTGGTCTAAGGGTCAGAGAGGTGAACGACCTGTCATCATCTTCAATGCCAGCCGTGATGGAACCTTACACAGTGCAATTAGTGATAAAGATCTGATGTTCAGACGACCACGTGCCACACACTATAAACTGACTGTGCCAAACATCATCCCCAGTGATACTGGAACTTATCACTGTCAGGTTGTTGAATGGATTCAGACAACTACAAATAACTGGAGGAGGATAGGTGAAGACAAATCTGGAGAGCTATCTGTCCATGTAGAAACTGAGGATAGGCAAAAAGAGGTCACTTTTACCATAGACAGGACTGACAAGCACCTTGACATCAAAGAAGGAGAGCAGTTTGAACTTGAATGCTCCCTGGACATAGTAAAAGAGGACCCTACCCTTCACTACAGTGTCAGTTGGTTATTTGATAGCCTGAAATCTACCAGCCAGATATCTTTATTGACATACTCATATGATGGCCGTCTACAGTACCACCTAGAGAACGAGCAATTTAAAGACAGGCTACGCTTCTCTAGACCCTCTACTGGAACATTTCATCTGATTTTACTAAACTCAGATACAGCTGACAGTGGAAGCTACCAGTGCAAGGTTGACCAGTACATGCTCAGTTGTGAGAGCAAATGGAAACAGACGGTGTCTGCCCAATCAGGCTCAACCATCGTCAACGTTAGCAGTATTG AGAGTAAACTGCATGTGCAGAAGGAGAACCGAAATCTAAACATTACCAATCACCAGGCTGAATTTACCATTGATTGTGTGATTGACTCTTGGTCCAGTAATAAGTCTGCCTTTGGGGTCAACTGGTTCAGGGTGCAGAACACAGAAACAGAAGTTCAATTCTTCACTGCTAGACATGATGGTACCTTACACAGTGCAATTAGTGACAAAAATCTGGTGTTCAAACGACCAAATCGTACATACTATGAACTGACTGTGCCAAACATCAGCCTTGGTGATATGGGGCAATACTACTGTCAGGTAGAGGAGTGGCTGCTAACACCTGCTTACACCTGGAAGAAAGTGGCATCAGACAGATCTGGAGTCCTCTTTATCCATGTTCATGTTAAAG